Proteins encoded by one window of Rhodamnia argentea isolate NSW1041297 chromosome 6, ASM2092103v1, whole genome shotgun sequence:
- the LOC115734190 gene encoding tubulin-folding cofactor C, with the protein MEGEADGSDSAADVSALGKKHLAMLERLSNRHQSRPDKSGSPPPAASFESTSSFLSLFNESRMSIESRLAQCRLADRSLLQLNFDEISASIANLEKLVAESSYYLPPYEVRSSLKTISDLKQALDNLSSELIPKKKFSFKNKPARKEPTAPSSKGAEADGHGSRPAAKAGSLAVAVPDSPGFRNRANEVLAKDVRGLEVGEFTLSDLESCEVRLIGCTRALFVHRLRNCRVYAGPVTGSVLIEEAEDCVFLLASHQIRIHNAKASDFYLRVRSRPIIEDCTGARFAPYRLNYRGIEQDLEDAALGEETGNWSKVDDFKWLRAAQSPNWSVLPENERIGTVDISELSA; encoded by the coding sequence ATGGAAGGAGAAGCAGATGGATCCGACTCCGCAGCAGACGTCTCTGCGTTGGGCAAGAAGCATCTGGCGATGCTCGAGCGCCTCTCGAACCGCCACCAATCTCGCCCCGACAAGTCCGGttcgccgccgcccgccgcctcCTTCGAATCCACCTCGTCCTTCCTTTCCCTCTTCAACGAGTCCAGAATGTCCATCGAGTCCCGCCTCGCTCAGTGCCGGCTCGCGGATCGGTCCCTGCTCCAGCTCAATTTCGACGAGATCTCCGCCTCCATCGCCAACCTCGAGAAGCTCGTCGCGGAGAGCTCCTACTACCTGCCCCCCTACGAAGTCCGATCCTCTCTGAAGACCATATCCGATCTGAAGCAGGCCCTCGACAATCTGAGCTCCGAGCTGATCCCCAAGAAGAAGTTCTCTTTCAAGAACAAACCCGCGAGAAAGGAACCGACAGCGCCTTCGTCGAAGGGAGCTGAAGCGGACGGTCACGGTTCGAGGCCGGCCGCGAAAGCTGGGAGCTTGGCAGTCGCGGTGCCCGATTCACCGGGTTTTAGAAACAGGGCAAACGAGGTTTTGGCGAAGGACGTGAGGGGACTGGAGGTTGGCGAGTTCACGCTGTCGGATCTGGAGTCGTGCGAAGTGAGGCTGATTGGGTGCACGAGGGCGCTGTTCGTGCACAGATTGAGGAATTGCAGGGTCTACGCAGGGCCGGTGACCGGGTCGGTCCTGATCGAGGAGGCGGAGGATTGCGTGTTCCTGTTGGCGTCGCACCAGATAAGGATCCACAACGCCAAGGCGAGCGATTTCTACTTGAGGGTGAGGAGCAGACCCATCATCGAGGATTGCACGGGAGCGAGGTTCGCTCCGTATCGTCTGAACTATCGGGGAATCGAGCAGGATCTCGAGGACGCCGCGCTGGGTGAAGAAACCGGGAACTGGTCCAAGGTCGACGATTTCAAGTGGTTGAGGGCCGCGCAATCTCCAAACTGGTCGGTTTTGCCCGAGAACGAGCGCATTGGAACTGTCGACATCTCCGAGTTGTCTGCTTGA
- the LOC115734338 gene encoding AT-hook motif nuclear-localized protein 9-like yields the protein MDMPSQTVGAEGVKKEDSDETLSSPEATVAADAGAGGERVLALKPEPSTVGKRKRGRPRKTVVDETMMGPPPAPAPLRDAAASRAAPPHAESSSAARHGRGRPKKAFKIKLMQIPPTGLVHNLGSAFKPLVLTVPVGRDIIQELSSYVQDDDTTLVPFSATGEVSSITFYSSDPDGEKTHYEGRFVINVLQGSLNRKYGMLSLMMTDPQGRYIGGTLAGPLVAGNHVQIIFGTYNDIMERKNKRKQRSANAFAAAAAQTKNDVDDAELVDVPVCVGEVAEGNANGSSPGPEGSDEEEPIMAGPITIVPPASSLPEGSDEEEPIMATPITVVPPASSLPATPEDENESVDVCGSDSEK from the exons ATGGACATGCCGAGCCAGACTGTTGGGGCCGAGGGAGTGAAAAAGGAGGACTCGGACGAGACCTTGTCGTCGCCGGAAGCTACGGTGGCCGCTGACGCCGGCGCTGGAGGAGAAAGGGTGTTGGCCCTGAAACCCGAGCCGAGCACTGTCGGGAAGAGGAAACGTGGTCGCCCTCGAAAGACCGTCGTCGACGAAACAATGATGGGCCCGCCTCCCGCACCGGCACCGTTGAGGGATGCGGCGGCTTCCCGTGCGGCTCCTCCACATGCCGAGTCGTCCTCGGCTGCCAGGCACGGAAGAGGGAGGCCGAAGAAAGCTTTTAAGATTAAGCTCATGCAAATTCCTCCTA CCGGGCTCGTTCATAATCTCGGATCGGCCTTCAAGCCGCTCGTCCTGACGGTGCCCGTGGGACGT GACATCATTCAAGAGCTGTCATCATATGTTCAGGATGATGATACAACGTTGGTTCCTTTCAGTGCTACTGGTGAAGTCTCTTCTATCACCTTCTATAGCAGCGATCCTGATGGAGAAAAAACCCACTACGAG GGCCGCTTTGTGATTAATGTTCTGCAAGGGTCATTGAACCGGAAATATGGGATGTTGAGTTTAATGATGACAGATCCTCAAGGGCGATATATCGGCGGCACCCTCGCCGGTCCTCTAGTTGCCGGCAACCATGTTCAA ATTATTTTCGGCACCTATAACGACATCATGGAGCGGAAGAACAAGAGAAAGCAGCGCTCAGCTAATGCTTTTGCAGCTGCGGCTGCTCAGACCAAGAATGATGTCGACGATGCGGAGCTGGTGGACGTCCCCGTGTGCGTGGGTGAGGTGGCAGAAGGCAATGCAAATGGCAGCTCCCCAGGACCTGAGGGATCGGACGAGGAAGAGCCGATCATGGCCGGCCCTATTACTATCGTGCCGCCAGCCTCGAGTCTCCCCGAGGGATCGGACGAGGAAGAGCCGATCATGGCCACCCCTATTACCGTTGTGCCACCGGCCTCGAGTCTCCCCGCGACACCGGAAGACGAGAATGAGTCCGTGGATGTCTGTGGCAGTGACTCTGAGAAGTGA
- the LOC115734187 gene encoding GABA transporter 1 isoform X1, with protein MGLLRSSSVAGVQEGDDAGKVVRAPQDHHQKELDAGALFVLKSKGSWIHCGYHLTTSIVAPALLSLPYAFALLGWAGGIICLVVAALVTFYSYNLISLVLEHHAQMGHRHLRFRDMAHDIMGPRWGKFFVGPVQFMVCYGAVVGCTLLGGECLKTIYLLSKPDGTMKLYEFVIIFGCLMLFLAQMPSFHSLRHINMVSLVLSLLYSACATGGSIYIGLSSKGPERDYSLVGDTPDRIFGIFNAIAIIATTYGNGIIPEIQATLAPPVTGKMFKGLCVCFTVVVVTFFSVAISGYWAFGNQAEGLLLSNFLVNGKALVPKWFILMTNMFTILQLSAVGVVYLQPTNEVLEKTFADPKSSEFSARNVIPRLISRSISVVAATTLAAMLPFFGDINSLIGAFGFLPLDFILPVVFYNLTFKPSRRSPIFWLNITIAVVFSTVAVIAAVAAVRQIALDAGKYRLFANV; from the exons atggggctTCTGCGATCGAGCTCAGTGGCGGGCGTGCAAGAAGGAGATGATGCGGGGAAAGTAGTACGAGCTCCGCAAGATCACCATCAGAAGGAGCTCGACGCTGGTGCTCTCTTCGTTCTCAAATCTAAAG GGTCATGGATTCACTGCGGATACCACTTGACCACGTCCATCGTGGCACCGGCTCTTCTCAGCCTTCCCTATGCTTTCGCCCTCCTGGGGTGGGCGGGCGGGATCATTTGCCTGGTCGTCGCAGCACTCGTGACCTTCTACTCCTACAACCTCATATCGCTCGTCCTGGAGCACCACGCCCAGATGGGCCACCGGCATCTTCGGTTCAGAGACATGGCTCACGACATCATGG GGCCGAGATGGGGGAAGTTTTTCGTCGGTCCGGTCCAATTCATGGTCTGCTACGGTGCTGTTGTTGGTTGCACTCTTCTGGGAGGAGAATGCCTCAAG ACGATCTACTTGCTTTCGAAGCCGGACGGGACGATGAAGCTCTACGAGTTCGTCATAATCTTCGGATGCTTGATGTTATTCCTAGCTCAAATGCCATCCTTCCACTCCCTCAGGCACATCAATATGGTGTCGTTGGTTTTGTCCCTTCTCTACAGCGCTTGCGCCACTGGCGGTTCCATCTACATTG GGCTTTCGTCCAAGGGGCCCGAGAGGGACTATTCGTTGGTAGGGGACACTCCAGATCGCATCTTCGGCATCTTCAATGCCATTGCCATTATCGCGACGACGTATGGGAATGGGATTATTCCTGAAATTCAG GCCACGCTGGCGCCTCCGGTGACGGGGAAGATGTTCAAGGGGCTGTGCGTGTGCTTCACCGTGGTCGTGGTCACTTTCTTCAGCGTCGCAATCTCAGGTTATTGGGCCTTCGGCAACCAAGCAGAAGGGCTCCTCCTCAGTAACTTCTTGGTCAACGGGAAGGCGCTGGTTCCGAAATGGTTCATTTTGATGACCAACATGTTCACCATTCTTCAACTGTCAGCTGTTGGTGTA GTTTATCTGCAGCCTACTAATGAAGTTCTCGAGAAAACGTTTGCGGACCCCAAGAGCAGTGAATTCTCTGCACGAAATGTCATACCTCGCCTGATCTCTCGGTCGATATCCGTCGTTGCGGCAACGACACTAGCAGCGATGCTCCCCTTCTTCGGGGACATCAATTCTCTGATCGGAGCATTCGGGTTCCTGCCTCTGGACTTCATCTTGCCCGTGGTCTTCTAcaacttgaccttcaagcccTCGAGACGGAGCCCCATCTTCTGGCTGAACATCACCATTGCCGTGGTGTTCTCGACAGTGGCGGTCATTGCAGCTGTTGCGGCGGTTAGGCAAATAGCCCTCGACGCTGGCAAGTACCGTTTATTTGCTAATGTGTAA
- the LOC115734187 gene encoding GABA transporter 1 isoform X2, whose amino-acid sequence MGLLRSSSVAGVQEGDDAGKVVRAPQDHHQKELDAGALFVLKSKGPRWGKFFVGPVQFMVCYGAVVGCTLLGGECLKTIYLLSKPDGTMKLYEFVIIFGCLMLFLAQMPSFHSLRHINMVSLVLSLLYSACATGGSIYIGLSSKGPERDYSLVGDTPDRIFGIFNAIAIIATTYGNGIIPEIQATLAPPVTGKMFKGLCVCFTVVVVTFFSVAISGYWAFGNQAEGLLLSNFLVNGKALVPKWFILMTNMFTILQLSAVGVVYLQPTNEVLEKTFADPKSSEFSARNVIPRLISRSISVVAATTLAAMLPFFGDINSLIGAFGFLPLDFILPVVFYNLTFKPSRRSPIFWLNITIAVVFSTVAVIAAVAAVRQIALDAGKYRLFANV is encoded by the exons atggggctTCTGCGATCGAGCTCAGTGGCGGGCGTGCAAGAAGGAGATGATGCGGGGAAAGTAGTACGAGCTCCGCAAGATCACCATCAGAAGGAGCTCGACGCTGGTGCTCTCTTCGTTCTCAAATCTAAAG GGCCGAGATGGGGGAAGTTTTTCGTCGGTCCGGTCCAATTCATGGTCTGCTACGGTGCTGTTGTTGGTTGCACTCTTCTGGGAGGAGAATGCCTCAAG ACGATCTACTTGCTTTCGAAGCCGGACGGGACGATGAAGCTCTACGAGTTCGTCATAATCTTCGGATGCTTGATGTTATTCCTAGCTCAAATGCCATCCTTCCACTCCCTCAGGCACATCAATATGGTGTCGTTGGTTTTGTCCCTTCTCTACAGCGCTTGCGCCACTGGCGGTTCCATCTACATTG GGCTTTCGTCCAAGGGGCCCGAGAGGGACTATTCGTTGGTAGGGGACACTCCAGATCGCATCTTCGGCATCTTCAATGCCATTGCCATTATCGCGACGACGTATGGGAATGGGATTATTCCTGAAATTCAG GCCACGCTGGCGCCTCCGGTGACGGGGAAGATGTTCAAGGGGCTGTGCGTGTGCTTCACCGTGGTCGTGGTCACTTTCTTCAGCGTCGCAATCTCAGGTTATTGGGCCTTCGGCAACCAAGCAGAAGGGCTCCTCCTCAGTAACTTCTTGGTCAACGGGAAGGCGCTGGTTCCGAAATGGTTCATTTTGATGACCAACATGTTCACCATTCTTCAACTGTCAGCTGTTGGTGTA GTTTATCTGCAGCCTACTAATGAAGTTCTCGAGAAAACGTTTGCGGACCCCAAGAGCAGTGAATTCTCTGCACGAAATGTCATACCTCGCCTGATCTCTCGGTCGATATCCGTCGTTGCGGCAACGACACTAGCAGCGATGCTCCCCTTCTTCGGGGACATCAATTCTCTGATCGGAGCATTCGGGTTCCTGCCTCTGGACTTCATCTTGCCCGTGGTCTTCTAcaacttgaccttcaagcccTCGAGACGGAGCCCCATCTTCTGGCTGAACATCACCATTGCCGTGGTGTTCTCGACAGTGGCGGTCATTGCAGCTGTTGCGGCGGTTAGGCAAATAGCCCTCGACGCTGGCAAGTACCGTTTATTTGCTAATGTGTAA
- the LOC115734191 gene encoding splicing factor U2af small subunit B-like, translating to MAEHLASIFGTEKDRVNCPFYFKIGACRHGDRCSRLHTKPSISPTLLLSNMYQRPDMITPGVDAQGQPIDPREIQEHFEDFYEDLFEELNKYGELESLNVCDNLSDHMVGNVYVQFREEEQAERALQSLSGRYYAGRPIIVDYSPVTDFREATCRQYEEDKCNRGGYCNFMHLKSISRELKQQLFGRYRRRHSQSRSRSPYRHCSYEEHSHGGRAYGRRYDEYDYHDSRSRRHWSTSPGHRRGRSRSPQGRRNASPIREGSEERRAKIEQWNREREQQENAKVANSNSNSNGNLESAINQHVKNGDLCAYQKQQQPPSQDGVYGY from the exons atggcggagCATTTGGCGTCGATCTTCGGGACGGAGAAGGACCGCGTGAACTGCCCCTTCTACTTCAAGATCGGAGCGTGCAGGCATGGCGATCGCTGCTCGAGGCTCCACACCAAGCCCAGCATCAGCCCCACCCTCTTGCTCTCCAACATGTACCAGCGCCCCGACATGATCACCCCCGGCGTCGACGCCCAGGGCCAGCCCATCGACCCCCGCGAAATCCAGGAGCATTTCGAG GACTTTTACGAAGATCTGTTTGAAGAGCTGAACAAGTATGGAGAGCTTGAGAGCCTTAATGTCTGCGATAACCTCTCTGACCACATG GTGGGCAATGTCTATGTTCAGTTTAGGGAGGAAGAACAGGCGGAAAGGGCCCTTCAGAGCCTGAGTGGAAGATATTATGCAG GCCGTCCCATTATTGTTGATTACTCTCCGGTGACCGACTTCCGAGAAGCCACCTGTAGGCAATACGAAGAAGACAAGTGCAACCGTGGTGGATACTGCAATTTTATGCATTTGAAGAGTATTAGCAG GGAGTTGAAGCAGCAATTGTTTGGGAGGTATCGGCGGAGGCATAGTCagagccggagccggagcccCTATCGCCACTGTAGCTACGAAGAGCACTCTCATGGAGGAAGGGCATATGGGAGGAGATATGATGAGTATGACTATCATGATAGCAGGAGCAGGAGGCACTGGAGCACAAGTCCTGGCCACCGGAGAGGGAGAAGTAGGAGCCCACAAGGAAGGAGGAATGCCAGTCCAATTAGGGAAGGTAGTGAGGAGAGGCGTGCCAAAATTGAACAATGGAACAGGGAAAGGGAACAGCAAGAAAATGCTAAAGTGGCCAACTCTAACAGTAACAGCAACGGCAATCTTGAAAGTGCTATTAATCAGCATGTGAAAAATGGGGATTTGTGTGCATATCaaaagcagcagcagccgccTTCTCAGGATGGAGTATATGGATATTGA
- the LOC115734193 gene encoding uncharacterized protein At4g22758-like codes for MPTSKSHRTATEDRGRRGKLPKKASSFHGRVPPAIAAAKELARPMTAPELLPPASLPEPRPRLTKLLLNVTVLGSVGAVQVVMTPESTVGDLVAAVVRQYAKEGRRPALASDDPPPFDLHYSQFSLESLDREEKLMALGSRNFFVCPKKAIAGGPADSYGGCSAAATSSCSCEAQKAAKTGFNWLKFIDFLLQ; via the exons ATGCCCACTTCTAAGTCtcaccggacggcgacggaggaCAGGGGCCGGAGGGGAAAGTTGCCGAAGAAGGCGTCCTCGTTCCACGGCCGCGTTCCGCCGGCGATCGCGGCGGCGAAGGAGTTGGCCCGACCGATGACGGCGCCGGAGCTTCTGCCGCCTGCATCGCTGCCGGAGCCGAGGCCGCGCTTGACAAAGCTGCTGTTGAACGTGACGGTGCTCGGCAGCGTCGGGGCTGTGCAGGTGGTGATGACGCCGGAGTCGACGGTCGGAGATCTGGTGGCCGCCGTCGTGAGGCAGTACGCGAAGGAAGGGCGGCGTCCCGCCCTGGCGTCGGACGATCCGCCGCCCTTCGACCTCCACTATTCGCAATTCAGCTTAGAAA GTTTGGATAGGGAGGAGAAGCTGATGGCATTAGGATCGAGGAACTTCTTTGTCTGTCCCAAGAAGGCCATCGCTGGCGGTCCGGCCGACAGCTACGGCGGTTGCTCGGCGGCGGCGACTTCGTCGTGCTCTTGCGAAGCTCAGAAAGCCGCAAAGACCGGATTCAATTGGTTGAAGTTCATTGATTTCTTGCTACAGTAG
- the LOC115734312 gene encoding putative phytosulfokines 6 has translation MKFGLCSPALSIFLLFLLLSSSPAAKHAANEPGLEERGMKKIASTGGSMLEKTEGTDDLIRDLMGEETCEDGDEECLKRRFMSEAHLDYIYTQQHKH, from the exons ATGAAGTTTGGCTTATGCTCTCCTGCTCTTtcaatcttcctcctcttccttctcctaTCATCAAGTCCAGCTGCAAAACACGCAGCAAATGAACCAG GGCTTGAAGAGAGAGGGATGAAGAAGATCGCCAGCACGGGAGGTTCCATGCTAGAGAAGACGGAAGGAACTGATGATTTGATCCGTGAC CTGATGGGGGAGGAGACATGCGAGGATGGCGACGAAGAATGCTTAAAAAGAAGGTTCATGTCAGAGGCGCACCTGGACTACATCTACACCCAGCAACACAAGCACTGA